The genomic region CAAGAGTCCCTCTAGGGCCTTCCACGAGACTTTGACCTGCTCAGGGCTTTCACAACCGCCTCCTTTACCTCCTTATTCCTCAGGCTATAGATGAAGGGGTTCAGCATGGGGGTCACCACTGTGTAGAGCACTGACACCGCTCGGTCCTCCTCCGAGGACTGGCCCGAGTTGCCTCGGAGGTACATGAAGATGAGAGTGCCGAAGAAGAGTGACACGGCCGTGAGGTGGGAGGCACACGTGGAGAAGGTCTTGGCCCGGCCTCCCGCGGAGGGGATCCTCATGATGGCCACGATGATAAACACGTAGGACACCAAGATCACCAATACACAAAGAGGCATGACAAAAATGGCAAACACAATAATGACCACCTCCTGGGTGTAGCTGTCCCCACAGGTCAGCTTTAACAGGGGAGGGAGATCACAGAAAATAAAGTCGATCTCATTGGTTCCACAGAAGGAGAGGGTGAAGGCTGTGACCGTCCGAACAAAGGCACTGGAGAAACCAGCCGCATAAGCTGCAGCCAGTAAGCCCCAGCGGGCCTTCTCGGTCATGACGGTGACATAAAGCAGGGGCCGGCACACGGCCACGTAGCGGTCATAAGCCATGATTGCCAGGAGGTAGCAGTCGATGGAAGCAAAGAAGGTGAAAAGGAAGAACTGAGCAGCACAGCGTGTGTAGGACAGAACTGCCCCACGCTCCAGCAGCATGGCCAGCATCTGGGGGACCGTGACGGACGAGTAGCAGATGTCCACGAAGGAAAGGTGGCCAAGGAAGAAGTACATCGGGGTGTGAAGCCGGCCATCCACACGGATCAGGATGACCATTCCCGTGTTCCCCAGCAGAGTGAGGAGATAGAAACTCAAAAACACCAGGAAGAGAGGGAGCCCCCACTCGGGATGCTCTGGGAACGCAGTGAGGAAGAACTCGGTCACTACAGTGTCATTCCTCCCAGCCATCCATCCGGCGGTTTACCTGCGAGGATGGACAAGAGCCAGGTGAGGGGACCCTGAAGACACGCGCAAGTCATTTCCAGCAAGAAGGCTTTAAATTGGGTGTCTGGCGGGAGGCACTGGACTTGAACAAACCTTGCAATTTAAGTGGAAATGGACAAATACAGAGCTCACTAGAAGAGAAAACTGATGAACGCCTCTCTTACACTAAGAAGGGACAGCAAGTGCTTATCTGACTTCCAAGTCAGCCCTTGTATTTGCAACTCTGTCTCCAATTAGCTGTTTGATCTTATACAaggcacttaacctctctgaacctcagtttcctcctctgccagaAGGGGATCATAATATCTGCCCTACTTAAGAGATAAAGTTAATGCATAGATTAAAACAGATGCAAAAGTGTACAGGAAAGCTAAAAGCACTCGGCATATATATAGTagctatttaaaattgtaaatgaatgttttaaggaaggaaaatttaTATTCTATTGAACAAAggagcatgaaaaaaaaaaagca from Panthera uncia isolate 11264 chromosome D1, Puncia_PCG_1.0, whole genome shotgun sequence harbors:
- the LOC125915755 gene encoding olfactory receptor 9Q2-like, with product MAGRNDTVVTEFFLTAFPEHPEWGLPLFLVFLSFYLLTLLGNTGMVILIRVDGRLHTPMYFFLGHLSFVDICYSSVTVPQMLAMLLERGAVLSYTRCAAQFFLFTFFASIDCYLLAIMAYDRYVAVCRPLLYVTVMTEKARWGLLAAAYAAGFSSAFVRTVTAFTLSFCGTNEIDFIFCDLPPLLKLTCGDSYTQEVVIIVFAIFVMPLCVLVILVSYVFIIVAIMRIPSAGGRAKTFSTCASHLTAVSLFFGTLIFMYLRGNSGQSSEEDRAVSVLYTVVTPMLNPFIYSLRNKEVKEAVVKALSRSKSRGRP